From Coffea arabica cultivar ET-39 chromosome 2e, Coffea Arabica ET-39 HiFi, whole genome shotgun sequence, the proteins below share one genomic window:
- the LOC113731022 gene encoding glutamate receptor 2.7, with amino-acid sequence MAFQLLTNSTNIKCSNVLFLVMKLCFLIICFFQSAIGAATPLETINIGAIIDVDSRAGKEQKTAMLVAVQSFNSISTNHKLTIHFRNTSNYPIHAVSAAEELITQKQVQVIIGMQTWEQAVLVADVGKKAQVPVLSLAPAPNRHLFIQHRWPFLVPTVSDGFEQISCIASIIRSYHWRKVVAVYEDNTYGGDSEMLAILSEALRPVDAEIEAHLVLPPMSSVSDPEGIVREEVEKLLMTQSRVFVVLRSSLSLANHLFREARKLGLMGRDSVWIIADTLSNLLDSVDTNFISSAQGALGTKLYYSEEATPFLDFRRQFQKVFRLEFPSEHNLEPGIYALQAYDGITAISKVVMELGSKSNTGTSMLLPTIIRSNNFTGLTGDIYFHNESLSSPPMFRIVNVVGKSYKELGFWSSSFNFADSLELENGKINFSAVDGVQTMQNMTARVNWPGELDRIPKGWAMPSNANPMKIGVPGRTVFQKFVKVDWVDNDKNGEWKYDGFCIDLFEEILKLLEQEYALPYEFYPYNGSYDQLVDHVINRSFDAVVGDVTILADRSNDVDFTQPYAESGLSMLVPVKNGAQMPWMFVKPFTRNMWIATFSIMFYTMIVVWYIEHQTNEQFKGPWKDQFVTAIWFTFSTLFFAHKENVRSNSTKAVVMMWLFLVFVVTSSYQAALTSILTVPRLEPRTTDVEWVRKTNAAVGCDSDSFVRDYLQNVLQLRNIKTFDSEDAYPAEFESGNITAAFLELPYQKVFLGEYCNEYTAVGPTYRNGGLGFVFQKGSPIARDFSKAILTLQENGKLRSLVEEWLESSTNCSSVDGSGNPESLRFESFWVLYLISGSTSTFCFVFFITKKCWRRQEAYQNGAIVGGKGIKGIVDMVVELEPYLRRRSMGRAGTFAQRWSSARWGLVSPTDPSEHFEAAP; translated from the exons ATGGCTTTCCAACTACTTACCAATAGTACAAATATTAAGTGCTCTAATGTCTTGTTCCTTGTAATGAAACTATGCTTCCTCATCATATGCTTTTTTCAGTCTGCTATAGGAGCTGCCACTCCTCTAGAAACCATCAATATTGGTGCAATCATAGATGTTGATTCCCGAGCTGGTAAAGAGCAAAAAACTGCCATGCTGGTAGCAGTTCAAAGTTTCAATAGTATATCAACAAATCACAAACTCACTATTCATTTTCGTAACACCAGCAACTATCCAATTCATGCAGTGTCTGCAG CTGAAGAGCTGATTACACAAAAACAAGTGCAAGTTATAATTGGGATGCAGACATGGGAGCAAGCTGTTTTGGTTGCTGATGTTGGGAAAAAAGCTCAAGTGCCAGTTCTTTCATTAGCACCAGCTCCTAACAGACACCTGTTCATACAGCATAGATGGCCTTTCCTGGTACCAACGGTTTCCGATGGCTTCGAACAGATAAGTTGTATTGCTTCTATCATCCGTTCTTACCACTGGAGAAAGGTTGTAGCAGTCTATGAGGACAACACATATGGTGGTGATTCTGAAATGCTTGCAATACTATCTGAGGCCCTTCGACCTGTTGATGCAGAAATTGAGGCTCATTTGGTTCTTCCACCAATGTCTTCTGTGTCTGATCCAGAAGGAATAGTCAGAGAAGAGGTAGAAAAATTATTGATGACACAATCCAGGGTGTTTGTTGTTCTTCGATCTTCATTATCACTAGCCAATCATTTGTTTAGAGAAGCCAGGAAGCTAGGATTAATGGGTAGAGACTCAGTTTGGATAATTGCAGACACTCTTTCTAATCTCCTAGATTCTGTTGACACCAACTTCATCTCCTCTGCTCAAGGTGCTCTAGGAACCAAATTGTACTACTCAGAAGAGGCTACTCCTTTTCTGGATTTTAGACGTCAGTTTCAGAAAGTTTTTCGATTGGAATTCCCAAGTGAACATAATTTGGAGCCTGGAATTTATGCTCTACAAGCATATGATGGCATCACAGCTATTTCGAAAGTTGTGATGGAATTAGGCAGTAAAAGTAATACTGGTACTTCAATGCTACTGCCAACGATAATTCGATCAAACAATTTCACTGGCTTAACTGGTGATATATATTTTCATAATGAGTCACTATCAAGCCCACCAATGTTTAGGATTGTCAATGTTGTTGGCAAGAGTTACAAAGAACTTGGCTTTTGGTCATCAAGTTTTAACTTTGCAGATAGCCTTGAATTGGAAAATGGGAAGATAAATTTTAGTGCAGTTGATGGTGTTCAAACCATGCAAAATATGACTGCTAGAGTAAATTGGCCGGGGGAATTAGACAGAATCCCAAAAGGTTGGGCAATGCCCAGTAATGCAAATCCAATGAAGATTGGAGTTCCAGgacgaacagttttccagaaatTTGTAAAGGTAGATTGGGTCGACAATGACAAGAATGGTGAGTGGAAGTATGACGGTTTCTGCATTGATCTTTTTGAAGAAATACTTAAACTTTTGGAGCAAGAATATGCCCTCCCTTATGAATTTTATCCCTACAACGGCAGCTATGACCAGCTTGTTGACCATGTCATCAATCGG TCCTTTGATGCTGTTGTTGGCGATGTAACAATACTGGCCGATCGATCAAATGATGTGGATTTTACCCAGCCATATGCCGAGTCAGGCTTGTCCATGCTGGTCCCAGTGAAAAATGGAGCTCAGATGCCATGGATGTTTGTGAAACCTTTCACTCGGAACATGTGGATTGCAACATTTTCAATAATGTTCTACACAATGATCGTGGTATGGTACATAGAACACCAAACTAATGAACAGTTCAAAGGCCCTTGGAAAGACCAGTTCGTAACTGCAATCTGGTTCACATTCTCCACTCTTTTCTTCGCTCACA AAGAAAACGTCAGAAGTAACTCTACTAAAGCGGTGGTTATGATGTGGCTATTTCTGGTGTTCGTAGTAACCTCAAGTTACCAAGCAGCTCTCACTTCAATCCTTACAGTCCCCAGACTTGAGCCTCGTACGACTGATGTAGAATgggtaaggaaaacaaatgcaGCAGTTGGATGTGACAGTGATTCCTTCGTAAGGGATTATTTGCAGAATGTACTTCAACTTCGAAACATCAAGACCTTTGACAGCGAAGACGCTTATCCTGCAGAATTTGAGAGCGGCAACATAACAGCAGCATTTCTTGAACTGCCTTATCAGAAGGTTTTCCTGGGAGAGTACTGCAATGAGTACACTGCTGTTGGACCTACTTACAGAAATGGAGGACTAGGCTTT GTGTTTCAGAAAGGATCTCCAATAGCCCGTGATTTTTCCAAAGCCATTTTAACTCTGCAGGAGAATGGTAAGCTTAGGAGCCTCGTAGAAGAATGGTTAGAATCATCTACGAACTGTTCGAGTGTCGATGGGTCTGGTAACCCTGAGAGTCTGCGCTTTGAGAGCTTCTGGGTATTATACCTTATTTCTGGTTCCACTTCCactttttgttttgtattttttattacgAAAAAATGTTGGAGACGCCAGGAGGCCTATCAGAATGGTGCTATTGTGGGTGGTAAAGGAATAAAAGGTATCGTGGATATGGTAGTAGAACTAGAACCGTACTTGCGTCGCAGATCAATGGGGAGAGCTGGGACATTCGCTCAAAGATGGAGTTCCGCACGGTGGGGTTTAGTAAGTCCCACAGACCCTTCAGAGCATTTTGAGGCTGCTCCATAA